The uncultured Fibrobacter sp. genome has a segment encoding these proteins:
- a CDS encoding nuclease-related domain-containing protein — protein MTFSTLIGIVLLLALVFFKVKGKTPKKNPKMYHGDGRRKTFRDFEQERRKGLSNGIRGLDKPFELGGYGITHAPTRSENFFKPDPKFNDERIANDPRGIFGEAAMMALTARVCDTDKRRYVLMQNLYIPARAGYTEIDALLLHQSGIYVLESKNLSGEIAGDLESERWIQHLSANTEHTFHNPIRQNIGHIMALEHFLKIRHEQAHFISFVVFSDRCTLRKVPKDNEFWSIVHCSELQDALLKRIASRKTIYTMQQLEDFYYKLQGCMNVSEEVKKQHREYANARGNKT, from the coding sequence ATGACTTTTTCGACTCTTATCGGCATTGTTCTGTTGCTAGCCCTTGTATTTTTTAAGGTCAAGGGCAAAACGCCGAAAAAGAATCCGAAAATGTACCACGGCGATGGTCGCCGCAAGACTTTCCGCGACTTTGAGCAGGAACGCCGCAAGGGGCTAAGTAACGGAATTCGCGGGTTGGACAAGCCTTTTGAATTGGGCGGATACGGCATTACGCACGCGCCCACACGCAGCGAGAATTTCTTTAAGCCGGACCCGAAATTCAACGACGAGCGAATCGCAAACGACCCGCGCGGAATCTTTGGCGAAGCGGCCATGATGGCACTCACCGCACGCGTCTGCGACACCGACAAGCGCCGCTATGTGCTAATGCAAAACTTGTACATTCCCGCCCGCGCAGGCTACACCGAAATCGACGCGCTGCTTTTACACCAGTCGGGCATCTACGTTCTCGAAAGCAAGAACCTTTCGGGCGAAATCGCAGGCGACCTCGAAAGCGAACGCTGGATCCAGCACCTGAGCGCAAACACCGAACATACGTTCCACAACCCGATTCGCCAGAACATCGGGCACATTATGGCATTGGAACATTTCCTGAAAATTCGTCACGAGCAGGCGCATTTTATTTCGTTCGTGGTTTTCAGCGACCGGTGCACCTTGCGAAAAGTTCCCAAGGACAACGAATTCTGGAGCATCGTCCACTGCAGCGAATTGCAGGACGCCCTACTCAAGCGCATTGCAAGCCGCAAGACGATTTACACGATGCAACAGCTCGAAGACTTTTACTACAAATTGCAAGGTTGCATGAACGTGAGCGAAGAAGTAAAGAAGCAACACAGGGAGTATGCGAACGCAAGAGGAAATAAGACATAG
- a CDS encoding ABC transporter substrate-binding protein/permease produces the protein MRKFLLPILIALYALALVSCDSKQAVIPNKVHCVNDLGHKKVGVQIGNTADIYASDFGGDTAKIDVDRYTKLADAIQALKQGKIDAVLSDDQPAKAFVRENPSLHILDEVFVEEMYAGVVAKGNEALLDSVNQALAAMKQDGVYDSLFNTYIYRTGDYHYQKKVTKGPKLVLSTNAQFPPYEYYENAKIVGLDIEIVNYIADYLNRTVEIQDIEFDAIINAVSSGKADVGFAGFTVTEERKKSINFTTPYTLSKIVVIVRGDEAVESDESFAEHFRKNFVKDSRWKFIALGLRNTLIISLFAALLGILIGFVVAQIRTGNEFNGRYKVLNALTKVYLAVIRGTPMMIQLLIIYYIVFSSVNVNKILVAIVAFGVNSGAYVSEIIRSGIKGVDPGQIEAGRSLGLKFRTVLYHIVYPQAFKNSLPALTNEFITLIKETSICGYIGLMDLTRGGDIIRSMTYEAMLPLLAVAAIYFVIVAGLSACVAKLEKRLKKNER, from the coding sequence ATGCGAAAATTCCTCCTCCCAATCCTCATCGCGCTTTATGCGCTCGCCCTGGTGTCTTGCGATAGCAAGCAGGCGGTAATCCCCAATAAAGTCCACTGCGTTAATGATCTCGGCCACAAGAAGGTGGGCGTGCAGATCGGCAACACCGCCGATATTTACGCGTCTGATTTTGGCGGCGATACCGCGAAAATCGATGTGGACCGCTACACGAAACTCGCTGATGCCATTCAGGCGCTCAAGCAAGGGAAAATCGACGCGGTCTTGAGTGACGACCAGCCCGCCAAGGCGTTCGTGCGCGAAAATCCGTCGCTCCATATTCTCGACGAAGTCTTTGTCGAGGAAATGTACGCGGGCGTTGTCGCGAAGGGGAACGAAGCTCTGCTCGATTCCGTGAACCAGGCGCTCGCCGCCATGAAGCAGGACGGAGTCTACGATTCGCTCTTTAACACTTACATCTACCGCACCGGCGACTACCATTATCAAAAGAAGGTGACCAAAGGTCCGAAGCTTGTGCTCTCGACGAACGCTCAGTTCCCGCCGTACGAATACTACGAAAATGCGAAAATTGTCGGCCTCGATATCGAAATCGTGAACTACATCGCCGACTACCTGAACCGTACCGTCGAAATCCAGGACATCGAATTCGATGCGATTATCAACGCTGTTTCTTCGGGCAAGGCGGATGTCGGCTTCGCAGGCTTTACCGTGACCGAAGAACGCAAGAAGTCCATCAACTTCACGACTCCGTACACGCTCTCGAAAATTGTCGTAATTGTCCGCGGCGACGAGGCGGTGGAAAGCGACGAGAGCTTTGCCGAACATTTCCGCAAGAACTTCGTGAAGGATTCCCGTTGGAAGTTTATCGCGTTGGGCCTCCGCAACACGCTCATCATTTCGCTCTTTGCGGCACTGCTTGGCATTCTGATTGGCTTTGTCGTGGCGCAAATTCGCACCGGCAACGAATTCAACGGCCGCTACAAGGTTCTGAACGCACTGACTAAAGTCTACCTCGCCGTAATACGCGGCACCCCGATGATGATCCAGCTGCTCATCATTTACTACATCGTCTTCTCGTCGGTGAACGTGAACAAGATTCTTGTGGCGATTGTCGCGTTCGGCGTGAACTCGGGTGCCTACGTTTCTGAAATTATCCGTAGCGGCATCAAGGGCGTGGACCCGGGCCAGATCGAGGCGGGGCGCAGTCTCGGACTCAAGTTCCGCACGGTCCTTTACCACATCGTTTACCCACAGGCATTCAAGAACTCGCTCCCTGCGCTTACGAATGAATTTATCACTCTCATCAAGGAAACGTCTATTTGCGGCTACATCGGCCTGATGGACTTGACGCGCGGTGGTGACATTATCCGTAGCATGACCTACGAAGCGATGCTCCCGCTCCTTGCCGTGGCTGCCATTTACTTTGTCATTGTTGCCGGGCTTTCGGCCTGTGTTGCAAAGCTTGAAAAGAGGTTGAAGAAAAATGAACGCTAA
- a CDS encoding amino acid ABC transporter ATP-binding protein, translating to MNANAETLIQVKDLCKSYGDKQILKGISLDIHRGDVIAIIGPSGCGKSTFLRQLNLLEKPTGGDILLDGKSILAKGVSKPSIRRRVGMVFQQFNLFKNMTALKNIMFAPVKLGLLNKADAEKRAKELLDRIGLLDRADHYPAQLSGGQQQRVAIARAMAMQPEAILFDEPTSALDPEMVGEVLKIMKDLAKTGMTMVVVTHEMSFAREVANRVLFFADGYVKEDGSPEEIFDNPKDARLKEFLSALKK from the coding sequence ATGAACGCTAATGCAGAAACTTTAATCCAGGTCAAGGACCTTTGCAAATCTTACGGCGACAAGCAGATTCTCAAGGGAATTTCGCTCGACATTCACCGCGGCGACGTGATTGCGATTATCGGACCTTCGGGTTGCGGCAAGTCGACTTTCTTGCGCCAGCTGAACCTGCTCGAAAAGCCGACGGGTGGCGACATCCTGTTGGACGGCAAGAGCATTTTGGCGAAGGGCGTTTCGAAGCCGAGTATCCGTAGGCGCGTGGGCATGGTGTTCCAGCAGTTCAACCTGTTCAAGAACATGACAGCGCTTAAGAATATCATGTTTGCACCTGTGAAACTGGGGCTTTTGAACAAGGCGGATGCCGAAAAGCGTGCGAAGGAACTCTTGGATCGCATCGGTCTCTTGGATAGGGCGGATCATTACCCGGCGCAGCTCTCTGGTGGTCAGCAGCAGCGTGTGGCGATTGCCCGCGCCATGGCGATGCAGCCCGAGGCAATTCTGTTCGACGAACCGACGAGTGCCCTGGACCCCGAAATGGTCGGCGAAGTCCTCAAGATCATGAAGGACTTGGCAAAAACCGGCATGACGATGGTTGTGGTGACGCACGAAATGAGCTTTGCTCGCGAAGTCGCAAACCGTGTGCTGTTCTTTGCTGACGGCTACGTCAAGGAAGACGGCTCCCCCGAAGAAATCTTCGACAACCCGAAGGATGCCCGCCTCAAGGAATTCCTCTCGGCATTGAAGAAATAA